The Candidatus Phaeomarinobacter ectocarpi genome includes a region encoding these proteins:
- a CDS encoding chemotaxis protein CheW, with translation MDDLLREFLTETFESLDVVDVELVKFEQDPNNEAILSNIFRLVHTIKGTCGFLGLPRLEALAHAAETLMGKYRDGAEVTGDGVTIILHTLDRIKEILGELEANETEPAGDDTDLISQLEAFSIAAEAGGEPPAEAAAEEEAPIEVKELERELKPGEVSLDDLERAFQEAEGPDDMEAAAPAAETEEVVAEAVEAEPVEAAAPAPKPAAKPAAKPVAAKAAPKAEEATARESSVANQSIRVNVDTLENLMTMVSELVLSRNQLLEMVRRLDDSEFKVPLQRLSNVTAELQEAVMKTRMQPIGNAWQKLPRIIRDLSNELGKKIDLVMEGAETELDRQVLDLIKDPLTHMVRNSADHGLEMPDARVAAGKSETGKVTLRAFHEGGHIIIQIEDDGHGLNTDRIREKVIENGIATAAELEEKTEAQIHKYIFAAGFSTAAAVTNVSGRGVGMDVVRTNIELIGGNVDLVSVSGKGTTFTIKIPLTLAIVSSLIVESGAQRFAIPQLAVVELVRAKAESEARIEKINDTPVLRLRSKLLPLVYLDELLLLNKHRKPDEDGNMPLPTAERSESFVIVAQVGPAQFGIVVDTVFDTEEIVVKPSASMLRDINMFSGNTILGDGSVIMIIDPNGIAQCVSREVAAQLEDGPELDAHLLDNENTSLLIFRAGGGEPKAVPLSLVTRLEEVVVDEIEMSDHKPVVQYRGKLMPLQKVSADQEMVAEGRQPILVFTDDGRSMGLVVDEIVDVIEAPLDMDITSETPGMLGSAIVRDKATEIIDVGHFLTLAFEDWFARADGQRTDEATSKRVLLVDDSPFFRNMLAPLLNAAGYRVTTAADPHDAFQLRDAGARFDIIVSDIEMPGMDGFDFAEAVKNDAAWGTTPIVAMSSRTSREDIQRGHAVGFSDYVAKTDRDGLIDVLRETLQNEGAVA, from the coding sequence ATGGACGACCTTCTACGCGAGTTTCTGACAGAGACTTTTGAGAGCCTTGATGTTGTGGACGTCGAACTTGTGAAGTTCGAACAGGATCCCAACAACGAAGCCATTCTGTCGAACATCTTCCGTCTGGTGCATACGATCAAAGGCACTTGCGGCTTTCTTGGTCTGCCACGCCTGGAAGCTTTGGCGCATGCCGCTGAAACCTTGATGGGCAAGTATCGTGACGGCGCTGAAGTAACCGGCGACGGCGTGACCATCATTCTTCATACGCTTGATCGGATTAAAGAGATCCTCGGCGAGCTTGAAGCGAATGAGACAGAACCAGCCGGTGATGACACAGACCTGATCTCCCAGCTCGAAGCCTTCTCGATTGCGGCGGAAGCTGGTGGAGAGCCACCAGCAGAAGCGGCTGCGGAAGAAGAAGCGCCGATCGAGGTCAAGGAACTTGAGCGCGAGCTGAAGCCCGGTGAGGTTTCTCTTGATGATCTCGAACGGGCGTTCCAGGAAGCTGAGGGTCCGGACGATATGGAGGCTGCGGCTCCAGCTGCCGAGACCGAAGAGGTTGTCGCGGAAGCTGTTGAAGCTGAGCCTGTTGAGGCAGCAGCGCCTGCTCCCAAGCCTGCGGCCAAACCAGCTGCCAAGCCAGTTGCTGCGAAAGCAGCACCGAAGGCTGAAGAAGCAACGGCACGCGAATCCTCTGTCGCCAATCAGTCAATTCGCGTGAACGTGGATACGCTGGAAAACCTCATGACCATGGTGTCTGAGCTTGTGCTGTCGCGGAACCAGCTTCTTGAGATGGTTCGCCGTCTTGATGATTCAGAATTCAAGGTGCCTCTGCAGCGCCTGTCCAATGTGACAGCCGAATTGCAAGAAGCCGTGATGAAAACGCGGATGCAGCCGATTGGCAACGCCTGGCAGAAGCTGCCACGCATCATTCGTGACCTGTCCAACGAGCTTGGCAAGAAGATTGACCTTGTGATGGAAGGCGCGGAAACCGAATTGGACCGCCAGGTTCTTGACCTGATCAAGGATCCGCTGACGCACATGGTCCGCAACTCTGCTGACCATGGTCTTGAAATGCCGGATGCCCGCGTTGCGGCCGGCAAATCAGAAACCGGCAAGGTCACCCTACGCGCCTTTCATGAAGGCGGACACATCATTATTCAGATCGAAGATGATGGTCATGGCCTCAACACGGATCGCATTCGCGAAAAGGTCATTGAGAACGGTATTGCGACAGCAGCTGAGCTTGAAGAAAAGACCGAGGCGCAGATCCACAAATACATCTTTGCAGCCGGGTTCTCTACAGCTGCAGCGGTTACAAACGTGTCCGGCCGTGGTGTGGGCATGGACGTGGTGCGTACAAACATCGAGTTGATCGGCGGCAATGTTGATCTGGTGTCTGTGTCCGGCAAGGGCACGACATTCACGATCAAGATCCCGCTGACGCTGGCGATTGTGTCGTCCCTGATTGTTGAATCAGGTGCGCAGCGCTTTGCCATTCCTCAGCTTGCCGTTGTTGAGCTTGTGCGTGCCAAGGCAGAATCTGAGGCGCGCATTGAGAAAATCAACGACACGCCGGTTCTACGTCTGCGCAGCAAGTTGCTGCCGCTGGTCTATCTTGATGAGCTCCTGCTCCTCAACAAGCATCGCAAGCCGGACGAAGATGGCAACATGCCACTGCCGACCGCTGAACGCAGCGAAAGCTTCGTCATCGTGGCTCAGGTAGGCCCGGCGCAGTTCGGTATTGTCGTGGATACGGTTTTCGACACCGAGGAAATTGTTGTGAAGCCGTCAGCCTCCATGCTGCGGGACATCAACATGTTCTCCGGCAACACTATTCTGGGTGACGGCAGTGTCATCATGATCATTGATCCAAACGGCATCGCCCAGTGCGTCAGCCGTGAGGTGGCTGCTCAGCTTGAGGATGGTCCAGAACTGGATGCTCATCTGTTGGACAACGAAAACACCTCGCTCCTCATCTTCCGTGCAGGGGGTGGTGAGCCCAAGGCTGTGCCGCTGTCTCTTGTGACGCGCCTTGAAGAAGTCGTGGTGGACGAAATCGAGATGTCCGATCACAAGCCGGTGGTTCAGTATCGTGGCAAGCTTATGCCGCTGCAGAAGGTCTCCGCGGATCAGGAAATGGTGGCGGAGGGTCGTCAGCCGATCCTTGTGTTCACGGATGACGGCCGTTCGATGGGTCTTGTGGTTGACGAGATCGTCGATGTTATCGAAGCGCCGCTCGACATGGACATCACGTCCGAAACACCGGGCATGCTTGGCAGCGCAATTGTGCGCGACAAGGCGACCGAGATTATTGATGTCGGACATTTCCTGACATTGGCATTCGAAGACTGGTTTGCCCGTGCAGACGGCCAACGGACAGACGAAGCAACATCCAAGCGGGTGCTGCTCGTCGATGACAGCCCGTTCTTCCGCAACATGCTGGCACCGCTGCTGAATGCTGCCGGGTATCGGGTGACCACAGCTGCTGATCCCCATGATGCCTTCCAGCTTCGTGATGCGGGTGCCCGCTTCGACATCATTGTCAGCGACATCGAGATGCCTGGCATGGATGGTTTCGACTTTGCCGAAGCCGTGAAGAACGATGCGGCGTGGGGCACCACACCCATTGTTGCCATGTCGTCACGTACGTCGCGGGAAGACATTCAGCGCGGACATGCGGTGGGTTTCTCTGACTATGTAGCGAAGACTGACCGCGACGGGCTGATTGATGTCCTGCGTGAAACACTTCAGAACGAAGGAGCCGTGGCATGA
- a CDS encoding DUF1801 domain-containing protein gives MAELKTKPTKQSVTEFLKTVASERRRAEAKVLMQIMRRVTGKRPVMWGPSIIGYGKYHYVYESGREGDWMVTGFSPRKSAMTVYLMAGFSDKQKLLAKLGKHRTSVSCLYINRLDDIDLGILEELIAQDVALMRKKYKTA, from the coding sequence ATGGCCGAGCTGAAAACCAAGCCCACAAAGCAAAGCGTCACGGAATTCCTCAAAACCGTCGCGTCAGAGCGCCGGCGCGCCGAAGCAAAAGTGCTGATGCAGATCATGCGCCGCGTGACCGGCAAGCGCCCGGTCATGTGGGGCCCGTCCATCATCGGCTATGGCAAATACCACTATGTCTATGAGTCAGGCCGCGAAGGCGACTGGATGGTGACGGGCTTCAGCCCGCGCAAAAGCGCCATGACGGTCTATCTGATGGCCGGATTTTCCGACAAGCAGAAGCTACTCGCCAAGCTCGGCAAGCACCGCACATCCGTGAGCTGTCTGTACATCAACAGGCTTGACGACATTGATCTGGGCATCCTGGAGGAATTGATCGCCCAGGACGTCGCTCTCATGCGCAAGAAGTACAAGACCGCCTAA
- a CDS encoding chemotaxis protein CheW encodes MSSQDTNGLIDPNESLINLDGNLVEYITVYVGEQLFGIPVTVVQDVFEVQSLTRVPLSVPEVRGVLNLRGRIVTAIDMRIRLGLPTNEEGASRMAVGIEEGGEAFGLMVDSVGEVLSLQAQDVERSPANLDPRWQQVSSGVHRLENDLMVVLDVSKALELQGASVAA; translated from the coding sequence ATGAGCTCGCAAGACACCAATGGTCTGATCGACCCCAATGAGAGCCTCATCAATCTTGATGGAAATCTCGTCGAATACATCACCGTTTATGTGGGTGAACAGCTCTTCGGAATTCCTGTGACAGTGGTTCAGGACGTTTTTGAAGTGCAGTCGCTGACCCGTGTACCGCTTTCGGTGCCGGAAGTGCGTGGAGTGCTCAATCTGCGTGGCCGCATTGTTACGGCCATCGACATGCGCATTCGGCTTGGCCTGCCAACCAATGAAGAAGGTGCTTCGCGGATGGCTGTCGGCATTGAAGAAGGCGGAGAGGCCTTTGGACTGATGGTTGACAGCGTAGGCGAAGTATTAAGCCTTCAGGCGCAGGATGTGGAACGCAGCCCGGCGAATCTTGACCCGCGCTGGCAGCAGGTTTCCAGCGGTGTACACCGTCTTGAAAACGATCTGATGGTCGTTCTGGACGTGTCGAAGGCGTTGGAGCTTCAAGGTGCTTCCGTCGCGGCCTAA
- a CDS encoding histidine phosphotransferase family protein — protein sequence MTGEIATNDNTAGAGSGSGSGPGAGEPDAPDQLEFAALLCSRVCHDVISPVGAIVNGLEVLEEEEDQEMREHALILIAKSALQASAKLQFARLAFGASGSAGAHIEIADARRAAEGLMEGGRVTLAWDTKPSALHKTRLKLLMNLIQFATGAVPRGGELNIIVENGNEGMVIVATGPRARVPEHSNLAEGDKFDGLPDSRAIQPYLIGLLGKQLDASLKVNQEMEEGPVTFAISYGRNAAVDDGMIG from the coding sequence ATGACGGGCGAAATTGCGACGAACGACAATACAGCTGGTGCTGGCTCTGGATCTGGCTCAGGACCCGGAGCGGGCGAACCTGATGCGCCGGATCAGCTGGAATTTGCCGCTCTTCTTTGTTCCCGCGTCTGCCATGACGTGATCAGCCCCGTTGGGGCCATCGTCAATGGCCTTGAGGTGCTTGAGGAAGAAGAAGACCAGGAAATGCGTGAACACGCGCTGATCCTGATTGCCAAGAGTGCGTTGCAGGCGTCTGCGAAGCTACAGTTTGCCCGGCTTGCTTTCGGGGCGTCCGGGTCTGCAGGTGCGCATATCGAAATTGCTGATGCCCGGCGGGCAGCCGAAGGCCTGATGGAAGGTGGCCGGGTGACGCTGGCCTGGGACACCAAACCGTCAGCTCTGCACAAGACACGGCTGAAACTGCTGATGAACCTGATCCAGTTTGCGACGGGGGCGGTTCCGCGCGGTGGCGAGCTCAATATCATTGTTGAAAATGGCAATGAGGGCATGGTGATCGTGGCGACGGGGCCGCGGGCACGTGTTCCGGAGCACTCAAATCTGGCTGAAGGCGACAAGTTCGATGGGTTGCCCGATAGCCGGGCCATCCAGCCCTACCTGATCGGTCTGCTTGGAAAGCAGCTGGATGCGTCGCTCAAGGTCAACCAGGAGATGGAGGAAGGGCCTGTGACCTTCGCCATCAGTTATGGCCGGAATGCTGCCGTTGATGATGGCATGATCGGGTAG
- the fliJ gene encoding flagellar export protein FliJ → MKSRTSLIRVQRFQVEEIQRRVADLEQMLDDFRREEEELEKRVRYEQKKAGITDEAHYAYPTYAKYASMRRDNLAQSISELSRQVDAEREKLAEAFEDLKKVELVDESARSRAKAETRRREQADLDEIAINMHGRGAAEIG, encoded by the coding sequence ATGAAGTCCCGTACATCATTGATCCGCGTACAGCGGTTTCAGGTCGAGGAAATCCAGCGGCGCGTGGCCGATCTGGAGCAGATGCTTGATGACTTCCGCCGAGAGGAGGAAGAGCTGGAAAAGCGTGTGCGCTACGAGCAGAAGAAGGCCGGCATTACGGACGAGGCGCATTATGCCTATCCGACCTACGCCAAATACGCCTCGATGCGCCGGGATAACCTGGCGCAGTCCATCAGTGAGCTGTCGCGTCAGGTTGATGCGGAACGCGAAAAGCTGGCGGAAGCGTTTGAAGACCTCAAGAAGGTCGAGCTTGTGGATGAGAGCGCGCGCAGCCGGGCCAAGGCTGAGACCCGTCGCCGGGAGCAGGCCGACCTCGACGAGATAGCCATCAACATGCATGGGCGCGGCGCTGCTGAAATCGGCTAG
- a CDS encoding protein-glutamate methylesterase/protein-glutamine glutaminase, translating to MDHATTISKSRTAPVAAGADAGAAASAANAVRVMVVDDSAVIRGLVKRWIQETDGLEVAGSCSNGKQAVDQVGKLKPHVVILDIEMPQMDGLEALPGILAGSPGTKVIMASTLTLRNADISLKALSLGATDYVPKPDSARGIAGSEEFRREILVKAQALGRTAQRAMGASGATGAAGEGTGRSTAASAPARSAIPLGPAPDKIEVRKASSVPPRILAIGSSTGGPQALFDVFEKIGPAIGAVPVVITQHMPPAFTKILAEKLGRLSGLPAKEGEDGERLQAGHIYVAPGDYHMRLRKDGPGVAIALDQEPPVHFCRPAVDPMFESVSKLFGPATLGVVLTGMGHDGREGGRVIADAGGTIYAQDEATSVVWGMPGACAQAGICAAVYPLDQISSAITRQFAGRR from the coding sequence ATGGATCACGCGACCACCATTTCCAAATCACGGACTGCACCGGTCGCGGCCGGGGCAGACGCAGGCGCGGCTGCCTCTGCAGCGAATGCGGTTCGGGTGATGGTCGTTGACGACAGCGCCGTTATTCGCGGGCTTGTGAAGCGCTGGATACAAGAAACAGACGGCCTTGAAGTGGCCGGCTCCTGTTCCAATGGCAAGCAGGCCGTGGACCAGGTGGGCAAGCTAAAGCCCCATGTGGTGATCCTTGATATCGAGATGCCGCAAATGGACGGGCTTGAAGCCCTGCCAGGCATCCTTGCCGGGTCGCCGGGCACCAAGGTCATCATGGCGTCTACCCTGACGCTCCGGAATGCGGACATTTCGCTCAAGGCACTGTCATTGGGCGCAACTGATTATGTTCCCAAGCCGGACAGTGCGCGGGGCATTGCCGGGTCAGAAGAATTCCGCCGGGAGATTCTTGTCAAAGCACAAGCGCTTGGCAGGACGGCCCAAAGAGCGATGGGTGCCTCGGGAGCGACAGGCGCCGCGGGCGAGGGGACTGGCCGGTCCACGGCTGCTTCTGCGCCAGCCCGTTCTGCCATTCCTTTGGGCCCGGCTCCAGACAAGATTGAAGTGCGCAAGGCGTCCAGTGTGCCGCCCCGCATTCTTGCTATCGGCTCGTCCACGGGTGGTCCGCAGGCGCTGTTTGATGTGTTTGAGAAAATCGGTCCGGCCATCGGGGCTGTCCCCGTTGTCATCACCCAGCATATGCCTCCCGCCTTCACGAAAATTCTTGCGGAGAAACTGGGCAGACTGTCTGGCCTTCCCGCCAAGGAAGGCGAAGACGGAGAACGCCTGCAGGCGGGCCACATCTATGTGGCGCCTGGCGATTATCACATGCGACTGCGCAAGGACGGGCCGGGCGTGGCAATCGCGCTGGATCAGGAACCCCCGGTGCATTTCTGCCGCCCGGCAGTGGATCCGATGTTTGAAAGTGTTTCCAAGCTGTTTGGCCCGGCCACGTTGGGTGTGGTGCTGACGGGCATGGGCCATGACGGCCGCGAGGGAGGCCGCGTTATCGCGGACGCCGGCGGCACGATCTACGCACAAGATGAAGCAACAAGTGTTGTCTGGGGTATGCCGGGCGCCTGCGCCCAAGCAGGTATCTGCGCTGCCGTTTATCCATTGGACCAGATTAGTTCGGCGATCACTCGCCAGTTTGCCGGGAGGCGATAA
- the ctrA gene encoding response regulator transcription factor CtrA translates to MRVLLIEDDSATAQSIELMLKSEGFNIYTTDLGEEGIDLGKLYDYDIILLDLNLPDMSGYEVLKTLRLGKIGTPILILSGMAGIENKVRGLGFGADDYMTKPFHKDELVARIHAVVRRSKGHSQSVIRTGRLTVNLDTKTVEVENQRVHLTGKEYQMLELLSLRKGTTLTKEMFLNHLYGGMDEPELKIIDVFICKLRKKLAAATGGEHYIETVWGRGYVLRDPVEEEVAEAATA, encoded by the coding sequence ATGCGGGTTCTTCTCATCGAAGACGACAGCGCAACGGCCCAGAGCATCGAACTGATGCTCAAGTCGGAAGGCTTTAACATCTACACCACTGATCTGGGCGAAGAGGGCATCGACCTCGGCAAGCTCTATGATTACGACATCATTCTGCTGGACCTGAACCTGCCGGACATGTCGGGCTATGAAGTGCTCAAGACGCTTCGCCTGGGCAAGATCGGCACACCGATCCTCATTCTCTCCGGCATGGCCGGCATCGAGAACAAGGTTCGTGGCCTGGGCTTCGGCGCAGACGATTACATGACCAAGCCTTTCCACAAGGATGAGCTGGTTGCCCGTATCCACGCAGTGGTGCGTCGCTCCAAGGGTCACAGCCAGTCAGTCATTCGCACTGGCCGCCTGACGGTCAACCTCGACACCAAGACTGTTGAAGTTGAAAACCAGCGCGTGCACCTCACCGGCAAGGAATACCAGATGCTGGAGCTGCTCTCGCTGCGCAAGGGGACAACCCTCACCAAGGAAATGTTCCTCAACCACCTGTATGGCGGTATGGACGAACCGGAGCTCAAGATCATCGACGTGTTCATCTGCAAGCTGCGCAAGAAACTCGCAGCTGCCACAGGTGGCGAGCACTACATCGAAACAGTCTGGGGCCGCGGCTATGTTCTGCGCGATCCAGTCGAGGAAGAAGTCGCGGAAGCCGCAACCGCGTAA
- the fliI gene encoding flagellar protein export ATPase FliI, translated as MKPLLAEIERLSPVEQYGTVAAVRGLMVELEGPLTSLSLGSRVVVPGARDVPVPCEVVGFRENRALAMPFAAIEGLRMGAPAKFDSAEPIMHPSPAWLGRVVNAMGEPIDGKGPIAQGGMPYALKGTPLPAHDRARVGERIDLGVRALNAFATTCRGQRMGIFAGSGVGKSVLLSMLARYSSADVSVIGLIGERGREVQEFIEDDLGEEGLARSVVVVATSDESALMRRQAAYLTMTLSEYFRDHGLDALCLMDSLTRFATAQREIGLSGGEPPTTRGYTPTVFSELPRLLERAGPGRVGSGSITGLFTVLVEGDDHNEPVADAVRSILDGHIVMERAIAERGRYPAINVLKSVSRTMPHCQSDEEFALVRRARELMSAHTDMEELIRIGAYRRGADPLVDEAIRLMPDFDAFLSQSKGEATPLADGFGMLDGILNTAQPPEAADVEMEDGHAGQ; from the coding sequence ATGAAGCCGCTTCTTGCTGAAATCGAGCGTCTGTCGCCTGTTGAACAGTATGGCACTGTAGCTGCCGTACGCGGGTTGATGGTGGAGCTTGAAGGCCCGCTGACATCGCTCAGCCTGGGCAGCCGGGTGGTTGTGCCCGGCGCCCGTGATGTGCCTGTGCCCTGCGAGGTTGTGGGCTTCCGCGAAAATCGTGCGCTGGCGATGCCGTTTGCCGCCATTGAAGGCCTGCGGATGGGCGCGCCCGCCAAGTTTGACTCAGCTGAACCGATTATGCATCCGTCGCCTGCCTGGCTTGGCCGGGTGGTGAATGCCATGGGCGAGCCTATTGATGGCAAGGGCCCGATTGCGCAGGGCGGTATGCCCTATGCGCTCAAAGGCACACCTCTGCCGGCCCATGATCGTGCGCGGGTGGGGGAGCGGATTGATCTGGGCGTTCGCGCCCTCAATGCATTTGCAACAACGTGCCGTGGTCAGCGTATGGGCATCTTTGCAGGCTCAGGCGTTGGCAAGTCCGTGCTGCTGTCGATGCTGGCGCGCTATTCGTCGGCTGATGTGTCCGTGATCGGACTTATCGGTGAACGTGGCCGCGAAGTTCAGGAATTCATCGAAGATGATCTGGGTGAGGAAGGTCTCGCCCGCAGTGTGGTCGTGGTGGCGACGTCAGATGAAAGCGCCTTGATGCGCCGTCAGGCGGCGTATCTCACCATGACACTTTCAGAGTATTTCCGGGATCATGGGCTTGATGCCCTGTGCCTGATGGACAGCCTGACGCGATTTGCGACGGCGCAACGCGAAATCGGCCTGTCTGGCGGGGAGCCCCCCACGACGCGTGGCTATACACCAACCGTGTTTTCAGAATTGCCGCGTCTGCTTGAACGGGCCGGTCCTGGCCGTGTTGGTTCTGGATCCATTACGGGGCTGTTTACAGTCCTGGTTGAAGGTGATGATCACAATGAACCGGTGGCAGATGCCGTCCGGTCCATTCTGGATGGCCACATTGTTATGGAACGCGCGATTGCCGAGCGCGGGCGTTACCCGGCCATCAATGTTCTCAAGTCCGTTTCGCGGACCATGCCGCATTGCCAGTCTGATGAGGAATTTGCGCTTGTGCGCCGGGCGCGTGAACTGATGTCCGCGCATACGGATATGGAAGAGCTTATTCGCATCGGTGCCTATCGCCGTGGGGCTGACCCGCTGGTGGATGAGGCTATTCGGTTGATGCCGGACTTTGATGCGTTCCTGTCTCAGAGCAAGGGCGAAGCCACGCCACTGGCGGATGGCTTTGGCATGCTCGATGGGATTTTGAACACCGCTCAGCCGCCAGAGGCAGCTGACGTTGAGATGGAAGACGGTCATGCAGGGCAGTAA
- a CDS encoding CheR family methyltransferase, whose product MTPEEFEFLSDLVRKRSGLVLSSDKTYLLESRLTPIARKAELGGIPELVTALRADVNGSLASDVTEAMTTNESFFFRDKTPFDLFSNTVLPHMLANRPQRKVRLWSAAASTGQEIYSLAMLIDDCAAAKGWAFDLLGTDLSREVLERARQGMYTQFEVQRGLPIQLLMKYFKQVGESWQIDAKIRGMATFKENNLLEPLTALGKFDIIFCRNVLIYFDQPTKKMVLERMADMLPEDGCVLLGAAETVVGITDAFKPVPGARGLYARNPEVYAANAGSPASAASARPAAPARQPLSAGLSKTA is encoded by the coding sequence ATGACACCAGAAGAGTTCGAGTTTCTATCTGATCTGGTGCGCAAGCGGTCGGGTTTGGTGCTGTCCAGCGACAAGACCTATCTGCTTGAAAGCCGCCTGACGCCGATTGCCCGCAAGGCTGAGTTGGGGGGAATCCCGGAACTCGTGACGGCGTTGCGCGCCGATGTGAACGGCAGTCTTGCGTCGGACGTGACGGAAGCAATGACGACGAATGAGTCCTTCTTCTTTCGTGACAAGACACCGTTTGACCTGTTTTCCAATACGGTTCTGCCACACATGCTGGCCAACCGGCCGCAGCGCAAGGTGCGCCTTTGGAGTGCTGCTGCCTCAACGGGGCAGGAAATCTATTCGCTGGCCATGCTGATTGATGATTGCGCGGCGGCCAAAGGCTGGGCGTTCGACCTTCTGGGGACGGATCTGTCTCGCGAGGTGCTGGAACGTGCACGCCAGGGCATGTACACGCAGTTTGAAGTTCAGCGCGGTCTGCCGATCCAGCTGCTGATGAAATACTTCAAGCAGGTGGGTGAGAGCTGGCAGATTGATGCCAAGATTCGGGGCATGGCGACGTTCAAGGAAAACAACCTGCTCGAGCCGCTGACCGCGCTTGGCAAGTTCGACATCATTTTCTGCCGCAATGTGCTCATCTATTTTGACCAGCCCACCAAGAAGATGGTGCTGGAGCGGATGGCCGACATGCTGCCGGAAGATGGCTGCGTTCTGCTGGGTGCTGCTGAAACCGTTGTGGGCATTACCGATGCCTTCAAACCGGTGCCAGGGGCGCGTGGGCTCTATGCTCGCAATCCTGAGGTCTATGCCGCCAATGCTGGATCTCCGGCATCTGCTGCATCTGCCCGGCCCGCAGCACCGGCACGTCAGCCGCTTTCCGCGGGGCTGAGCAAAACCGCTTAG
- a CDS encoding response regulator, translated as MKTCLVVDDSRVIRKVARRILEEMNFNIEEAADGAAALDVCDGKMPDAILLDWNMPVMNGLDFLLALRKRDGGDAPVVVFCSTENDMQHISEAINAGANEYIMKPFDRDIVQAKFAEAGLV; from the coding sequence ATGAAGACATGTCTCGTTGTGGATGACAGTCGCGTGATCCGAAAGGTCGCGCGCCGTATCCTTGAAGAAATGAACTTCAACATTGAAGAAGCAGCTGATGGTGCGGCCGCCCTTGACGTGTGCGATGGCAAGATGCCGGACGCCATTCTGCTCGACTGGAACATGCCAGTCATGAACGGTCTGGACTTTCTGCTGGCCCTTCGCAAGCGCGATGGCGGCGATGCGCCTGTCGTTGTTTTCTGCTCGACGGAAAACGACATGCAGCACATCAGTGAAGCCATCAATGCAGGTGCCAACGAATACATCATGAAGCCGTTTGACCGCGATATCGTTCAGGCGAAATTCGCCGAAGCAGGTCTGGTCTAG
- a CDS encoding P-loop NTPase, with the protein MSTQPSTTAAPEKARRSQTIITVASGKGGVGKTMVSTTLAHSLAFAGERTLLVDCDLGLANVDVQLGIMPEHDLASVVAGTTAFEDATIRVSSTDSASARGAFDVIAGSSGSGNLGALARTELARLRQGLTLIAAHYDRMIVDLAAGVDPAVTMFASIEGPTLVVVTDEPTSITDAYAFIKVASMTPRDDGTAADIRIVVNMAETIEAGRKTYEALSRACGNFLGITPPLAGIVPRDTAVRDAVRHQTPLLTRSPNAKAGAAISKMADGIRTGSAK; encoded by the coding sequence ATGAGTACGCAGCCATCCACCACAGCGGCGCCGGAAAAAGCCCGCCGCAGTCAGACCATCATCACAGTCGCGTCCGGCAAGGGCGGCGTCGGCAAGACCATGGTCTCCACCACACTAGCCCATAGCCTCGCCTTTGCTGGTGAACGCACTTTGCTGGTGGACTGTGACCTCGGCCTCGCCAATGTAGACGTTCAGCTGGGCATCATGCCGGAACATGATCTTGCAAGCGTCGTCGCCGGCACAACAGCCTTTGAAGACGCCACCATCCGTGTCAGCAGCACTGACAGCGCGTCGGCACGTGGCGCATTCGATGTCATTGCCGGCAGTTCCGGGTCCGGCAATCTGGGCGCACTTGCGCGCACCGAACTTGCCCGCCTGCGTCAGGGTCTCACCCTGATTGCCGCTCACTATGACCGTATGATTGTTGATCTGGCCGCGGGCGTTGATCCCGCCGTCACGATGTTTGCGTCCATCGAGGGGCCAACCCTTGTGGTGGTCACCGATGAGCCAACCTCGATCACAGACGCCTATGCCTTCATCAAGGTCGCCTCAATGACACCGCGCGACGACGGCACTGCCGCCGATATCCGCATTGTCGTCAACATGGCGGAGACCATTGAAGCAGGCCGCAAGACCTATGAAGCCCTGTCGCGGGCCTGCGGCAACTTCCTCGGGATCACGCCGCCCCTGGCTGGGATCGTGCCGCGCGATACGGCCGTCCGCGATGCAGTTCGACATCAAACTCCCCTGCTGACCCGCAGCCCAAATGCCAAGGCCGGTGCAGCCATCAGCAAAATGGCTGACGGCATCCGCACCGGCTCTGCCAAATAG